AggcttttcagatattttacaaGGCACGTTCAGGTGCCCTAAAGGTCTGATGTCATTGTGGGTGGCCAAGATCTCTCCATTCCCCCTCTGGCCCTCAGCTGATGCTCAGGGAGGAGGTGGCTATTCTCAGAGATTTTCCATCAGGGCTTGCAAACACTTGCACATGTCTTGGACCACCTCTGGCACCTCAGTCATCACAAAGCATCTGTATGTGAGCACCTGAGTCCCCACTGACTAAAGGTAAGGGGCTCAGAGCAGGGCTCACATGCTGGCAACTCCTTTGTGCACACCTGAACTGAAGCAGGAGGATTGCCAGCTCCTCTGGGTCTGTGGAGTCAAAGCAGGGAGCTGAATCCTGCTTCAACCCAAGGGCTTCCTGGTCAGGATGAGAAGCCTGCATTGCCTCAGCTGAGTCCCTGGCCTGCACAAGGGAAGCCAAGGCCCTCCCTGGCCCTGTTTGTGTGTCCCTTTTCTTGTGGTGAGGAATATCAATGTCCAGAGGGGAACGTTGACACCTGTCACAGAGAACAGTGCTCTGGCAGGGCAAACCATGCTGCTGGAATCAGTCTCTACTGTTGGTGATTACTTCAGGTGATTTTGCTGCATGTTCCCCAGGGGTGACCCCAGTACCCTTCAGGAGCTGTCAGCCCCAGAGCTCCAGAGACATCTTCAGGGAGCCCAGAGCAGACAGAGGAAATagtgccttgggctggtcctctgctgctgggctgggctcctgggacagagggagctcatggcaactgggcagcactgcagagagacagctctgcccaggagcagctcctctgcaaagcgcagcagggctgaggacactgcctgcaggcactgaGGGGAGAGAAGTGAGGAAGAGGGAGGTTAAAGGCAGTCAGCAGTTGGAGGACAGAGGAGGGCTTGTTGCAGGACACATCTTCACATGGTAGGTCTCTGACTGCAGGGCAATGCACAAGAGTATCCTGAAGGCATCTCCAAAAGCTGGCACAATCCACAGCTTGTGAGCTCTGTAAGTAAAACTCACAGCTTCTCTACAGCAGACAAGAAGGATGTGCTCCAGAGCAGGAATTCCCTGCTGCACCATCAGAAGGACAAGGCATGACAGCTACCTTTTTCTGGGGATGGCTGCAGGGGTGTGAAGGCATTTGTGCAGGGCACCCCCCTGAGCTGTGCTTTACAGCAGGGTCCCTCTGCCCGAGGGGGCTGTGTACCGGGGCACAGTGATCAGTAGGTCTGCTAGGAGCCTGTTAAAGTGCCTTGAGCCACTGCTCTGCCTATGGGCAGCACCCCGTTTTCTGGACCCATCAGGGTTGTTCTGATCTGCCCTTTTGCACCTGCAACAGGAACATGCACCCAGCCAGTGCTCTGTAAACAGGCAGGTTTCTGTAGGTCCAAGATGGGTGTGCAAAGGTTGGGGTGGGGTCTGTGATTgctgacagggaaaagaaatgggatAGGAAAACACTTCCCAGGAGGAAAACCTCCACCCAGCAAGAATATGATCAGGGAATgagaggaaacaaaacccagaaacatTGTGGGAGAGAGAATACAGAAAACTCCGTATGATCTCCTCCAGTGCAGACCCCTTCCTCTGAGCAAGCCCCTttgtcttctctccctcccagcaAAGCCTCCGCTCTCAGAGCTGGGGGGTCCAAGGCATGAACCATCTTCTCAGCAGCCAGAGCTCCAGCAGAGCCGTGGgtgcagctctccagccacGTGCGCATTTCCCACTGCAGAGCTCAAGGCTGAGAGCATCTGCCTGGCAGTGTTGGTGTCTGGGAGGAGGTCTGAACAGCTGAGTAAGGGTAATGCTTCCTGAGTGCCCAGCTGCCTCTCTGCTTGCCTCTCTCAGCCAGAGCCTCACTGTATTTTCCCATGTTTCTCCAGCTGTCTGTGTTGGTTTGTTGTTATTTCATTCTTGCTGTCAGGCTCTCTGGGAATGgaagtttcagctgcagagtcacacaCTGACCTTGTGGGTCCTCCTGTGCAGGTGTGTCCATGGAAATGAGGTGTCCCAGCTTTCACCCGTGGGGCTGTGGGCAATGCAGTCTGTGGGGCTGAGGAATGAACTGATTTTCCCTGGATTAGATGTAATCATTAGGACATTGGCTATCTCTCTGGGGTGCCTTTCCAAGCTGTGAGCTGTCCTTAAGCATGGAAATCTTTCACATAAGCATCTTTCTGTTATCTGAAAGCCCACAAAGAGAAGTGCGGAGATGCTATGACTGAGGAAATGCTGTTGGGTTGATGAAATGAGCCGTGTGTGTCCTTGGCTAGAAACAGGGTGCTGAGACCTTGAGAAAGGGTGAGGCATTTAGTGGTCTGCAGTGGGTCCCTCTCCTTTCAGTAgtgtctgctggcttttcaGGGTAACATGGGCACCCTCCATCTCAGACAGGTGTAATCTCAGGGCAGCTGGAAGCAAGACAGAGGGATAGACCAGCTTCCCTTCTTCTGCGCTAAGCCGCAGACAATCCTCTTGCTTTGTAGCACTCACTCTGTTCTCCCTGAGtgccacagaaatgctgagggtCTCTGATGTCCAAGAACACTTCCCAGGTGACATGGAGTAACTGTAAAAAACCCTGCCTTTGCCGTCCCTGTTCCTTAGTACTGGGAGGTCAGATGCTGACAAGACCACCTGAGTTAGGAGCAGTTTCATCTCACAAAGTTGAACAGCAGGACTGTCTCCTGCCCCCACGGTTCCTGTGAACCCACTGTTGCAGAGCAGGACTGTCTCCTTGGCATCCTGTGGCCAGAGGCCCTTCTCCTCACTGCACACTCAGCCAGCACCAACCAGGGCTCCAGCCAGGGAGATGAGGAAGGTctcctggaaaaagaaaatggggtgTGTGTAGCAGAAGGAATATCTATGGGAAATGGCTTGGATTCTTCTCAGAGAAGTCTCCCCTACCTTGCTGCGTTTTCCTCCTTGGACAGGTCCCTATGCCCAAATGAAGCAGATGTCCAATGGCACCTCCATCActgagttcctcctcctggcatttgcagacacacaggagctgcagctcttgcacttctggctcttcctgggtATCttcctggctgccctcctggccaacAGCCTCATCATCACCGTGATAGCCTGCGACCACTGCCTCCAcacccccatgtacttcttcctcctcaatcTCTCTGTTCTTGACCTGGGCTCCATCTTTACCACTGTCCCAAAAGCCATGGCCAACTCCCTCTGGGACACCAGGGCCATCTCCTACCCAGGATGTGCTGCCCAGCTctttatgtttctctttttgatgtcagcagagtattttcttctcactgtcatggcctacgaccgctacgttgccatctgcaaacccctgcactacgggaccctcctgggcagcagagcttgtgtccacatggcagcagctgcctggggcagtgggtttctccatgctgtgctgcacactgccaatacatttgCAGTAcccctctgccaaggcaatgctgtggaccagttcttctgcgaaatcccccagatcctcaagcttGCCTGCTCAGACGCCTACCTCGGGGAAGCTGGGCTTCTTATTCTAAGTTCTTTTTTAGATtttggatgttttgttttcattgtgctgtcctatgtTCAGATCTTCAGGGCCGTGCTGAGGATCCCGTCTGAGCAGGGAcggcacaaagccttttccacgtgcctccctcacctggctgtCATCTCCCTGGTTATCAGCACTGGACTGTTTTCCTACCTGAAGCCTccatccacctcctccccatccttcaATGTGGTGTTTGCTGTTGTGTACTCAGTAGTGCCTCCAGCagtgaaccccctcatctacagcatgaggaaccaGGAGCTCAAGGGTGCCCTGAGAAAACTGGTAACCAATGTTTTTCAGCAGCCATAGACTGCCTACATTCCTCTGCACGTGACTCCCAGTGTATGTCGTGACAGGCCAAGTCTGCCTTTCCTTCTTTacattgtttttccctttttccacttttgatgATGTTGTCttcaaataaatataattattcATCCCTTTAAATATCCACCCACCTTGCATGACACTGAGACTTTGTAGAAATGGGAAACCGttttatttaagcaaaataCATGGACCTGTAGCAACTTCTTTGTCTAAGATCCATCCTCAGCATGGCAGGAATGaatgggaaataaaaacacCTTTCTGGCTGCACCGGCTTGGGGCAGGCTGCTTTGTCTCTGGGGGATTAGGAGCTCTTGAGGACCACAAGGGCTAGGGCTCTTGTGCTAGCCTGGGGAGACAGGATGGCACAAAGAGGCTGCAGACCTCTCAGGGCATCTTGGAGAGGAGAACAGGGGGAACAGTGTGCCACTGacctcctttcccttctgcccACCCACCTCTGGCCTGACTCCTCCTGCCCTATagaggggctggggctctggGGTGAGTGCCCAGAGCACCCTGTGGCAAGTAGTGCTGTGGAGCCAGACCAGACTGGTCTGggatggagagagggaaagggaggtgggaggtcttggagggagctgggctgagctggaagGTTCCTGGGAGGGAAAAACACCTGTGTAAAGCTTGTACTGCGTAACCGTGCAGGGCGAGGCCTCGCATCAGGGGGTTTGTGGTGCAGAGACAGGGCTCCTGGATGGGGGCTGAGACATGCAggtgcaggag
This region of Haliaeetus albicilla chromosome 30, bHalAlb1.1, whole genome shotgun sequence genomic DNA includes:
- the LOC138682992 gene encoding olfactory receptor 14J1-like, with the translated sequence MYFFLLNLSVLDLGSIFTTVPKAMANSLWDTRAISYPGCAAQLFMFLFLMSAEYFLLTVMAYDRYVAICKPLHYGTLLGSRACVHMAAAAWGSGFLHAVLHTANTFAVPLCQGNAVDQFFCEIPQILKLACSDAYLGEAGLLILSSFLDFGCFVFIVLSYVQIFRAVLRIPSEQGRHKAFSTCLPHLAVISLVISTGLFSYLKPPSTSSPSFNVVFAVVYSVVPPAVNPLIYSMRNQELKGALRKLGPVTSHKGLAEVTAKEVIQFLSLTSSYTLEVQQQAHMIPVCSFTVNALASAHLAASILPCISQDNGTFGFGIIPTSWDKVSAFCLQLSLLPPPACCLFALELSQFTQAAF